The Triticum dicoccoides isolate Atlit2015 ecotype Zavitan chromosome 6A, WEW_v2.0, whole genome shotgun sequence genome has a window encoding:
- the LOC119318386 gene encoding putative clathrin assembly protein At5g35200 isoform X2, translated as MAGGGTSIRKYVGALKDSTTVSIAKVNSDYKQLDIAIVKATNHVERPAKEKYIRDIFMHLNSGRARADVAYCIRALARRLSKTRNWAVALKTLIVIHRALREVDPSFRDELISYGRSSGQMLHMSYFKDDSSPDAWDHSAWIRNYALFLEERLESFRVLNYDVELDPLGTRDVDTTGLLAQLPALSQLLFRLISCQPHGSSSYNTIIQHALSMVATESVRIQTAINDGILNLVDKFFDMHRDDAIRALDIYKKALKQAGQLSGFYETCKTIHIGRDEKLLTIEQPPASFLQAMEDYVRDAPLASKNQAVLAIEYNRKPEEEEASTPPPPPQVSTSEKEPEPEPVTKVMPRVEQIDLLGMDEPIPDTSELDQKNALALAIVEPDNARKAAAGSENVATSWELALITEPSASENVATSRNLAGGMDLLTLDSLYDDAHQHAQQNVSYNPWEQPAPASAPMMQQQYQQQPMHNPLYASAQQQQAFMLQQQQAFVLQQQHQYQQMMMMGAPSLHRQASSNPSLHRQASSNPSFHRQGSSNPFDRSYVPAAAPGGGYPYAPAMQLHTGNAYTGTGMM; from the exons ATGGCCGGCGGCGGCACCAGCATCAGGAAGTATGTGGGCGCCCTCAAGGACTCCACCACCGTCAGCATCGCCAAAGTCAACAGCGACTACAAG CAACTGGACATCGCGATCGTCAAGGCCACCAACCATGTGGAGCGCCCTGCAAAGGAGAAGTACATCAGAG ACATCTTCATGCATCTTAATTCCGGGCGGGCTCGGGCCGACGTGGCCTACTGCATCCGCGCCCTCGCCAGACGCCTCTCCAAGACGCGCAACTGGGCG GTTGCACTCAAGACATTGATTGTCATACACCGTGCCCTTCGCGAGGTCGACCCTTCTTTCCGTGATGAGCTCATCAGTTATGGAAGATCTAGCGGCCAGATGCTACACATGTCCTATTTCAAAGATGACTCTAGCCCTGATG CTTGGGATCACTCTGCTTGGATACGCAATTACGCTTTGTTTTTGGAAGAGAGGCTCGAATCTTTCCGTGTGCTGAATTATGACGTCGAACTGGATCCATTG GGAACACGAGATGTTGATACGACTGGTTTGCTTGCACAACTGCCGGCATTGTCGCAACTTCTTTTTCGGCTAATCAGTTGTCAG CCGCATGGGTCATCATCTTATAACACCATAATCCAGCATGCTCTTTCAATG GTTGCTACGGAGAGTGTTAGGATCCAGACAGCCATCAATGATGGCATACTCAATCTAGTTGACAAG TTTTTTGATATGCATAGGGACGACGCTATTAGGGCCCTGGACATATACAAAAAAGCACTTAAGCAG GCAGGGCAACTTTCTGGATTTTACGAGACGTGTAAAACCATACATATTGGGCGGGATGAGAAGCTGTTAACAATCGAACAG CCTCCCGCGTCATTCTTGCAAGCCATGGAAGATTATGTGAGAGATGCTCCCCTTGCTTCAAAAAATCAG GCTGTACTGGCAATAGAGTACAACAGAAAACCAGAAGAGGAAGAAGCATcaactccaccacctcctcctcaagtATCAACTTCAGAGAAAGAACCAGAACCAGAGCCGGTTACAAAAGTCATGCCTAGAGTCGAGCAAATAGATTTGCTG GGGATGGATGAGCCGATCCCTGACACGTCCGAGCTAGATCAAAAGAATGCTTTGGCCTTAGCAATTGTTGAACCAG ATAATGCGCGTAAAGCTGCTGCTGGTTCCGAAAATGTCGCCACCAGCTGGGAGCTAGCACTCATCACAGAACCCAGTGCAAGTGAAAATGTTGCTACTTCAAGAAATTTG GCCGGTGGAATGGATCTGCTCACCCTCGACAGCCTCTACGACGACGCACACCAGCATGCCCAGCAGAATGTGAGCTACAATCCCTGGGAGCAGCCGGCCCCGGCTTCGGCTCCGATGATGCAGCAGCAGTATCAGCAGCAGCCGATGCACAACCCGTTGTACGCCTCGGCGCAGCAGCAGCAGGCGTTCATGCTCCAGCAGCAGCAGGCCTTCGTGCTCCAGCAGCAGCACCAGTACCAGCAGATGATGATGATGGGCGCGCCGTCGCTCCATCGCCAG GCGTCCTCCAACCCGTCGCTCCATCGCCAGGCGTCCTCCAACCCGTCGTTCCATCGTCAGGGATCCTCCAACCCGTTCGACAGATCATATGTGCCGGCAGCCGCCCCCGGTGGTGGTTACCCTTATGCTCCGGCGATGCAGCTCCACACCGGCAACGCCTACACCGGGACCGGCATGATGTAG
- the LOC119318386 gene encoding putative clathrin assembly protein At5g35200 isoform X1, producing MAGGGTSIRKYVGALKDSTTVSIAKVNSDYKQLDIAIVKATNHVERPAKEKYIRDIFMHLNSGRARADVAYCIRALARRLSKTRNWAVALKTLIVIHRALREVDPSFRDELISYGRSSGQMLHMSYFKDDSSPDAWDHSAWIRNYALFLEERLESFRVLNYDVELDPLGTRDVDTTGLLAQLPALSQLLFRLISCQPHGSSSYNTIIQHALSMVATESVRIQTAINDGILNLVDKFFDMHRDDAIRALDIYKKALKQAGQLSGFYETCKTIHIGRDEKLLTIEQPPASFLQAMEDYVRDAPLASKNQAVLAIEYNRKPEEEEASTPPPPPQVSTSEKEPEPEPVTKVMPRVEQIDLLGMDEPIPDTSELDQKNALALAIVEPDNARKAAAGSENVATSWELALITEPSASENVATSRNLAGGMDLLTLDSLYDDAHQHAQQNVSYNPWEQPAPASAPMMQQQYQQQPMHNPLYASAQQQQAFMLQQQQAFVLQQQHQYQQMMMMGAPSLHRQASSNPSLHRQASSNPSLHRQASSNPSFHRQGSSNPFDRSYVPAAAPGGGYPYAPAMQLHTGNAYTGTGMM from the exons ATGGCCGGCGGCGGCACCAGCATCAGGAAGTATGTGGGCGCCCTCAAGGACTCCACCACCGTCAGCATCGCCAAAGTCAACAGCGACTACAAG CAACTGGACATCGCGATCGTCAAGGCCACCAACCATGTGGAGCGCCCTGCAAAGGAGAAGTACATCAGAG ACATCTTCATGCATCTTAATTCCGGGCGGGCTCGGGCCGACGTGGCCTACTGCATCCGCGCCCTCGCCAGACGCCTCTCCAAGACGCGCAACTGGGCG GTTGCACTCAAGACATTGATTGTCATACACCGTGCCCTTCGCGAGGTCGACCCTTCTTTCCGTGATGAGCTCATCAGTTATGGAAGATCTAGCGGCCAGATGCTACACATGTCCTATTTCAAAGATGACTCTAGCCCTGATG CTTGGGATCACTCTGCTTGGATACGCAATTACGCTTTGTTTTTGGAAGAGAGGCTCGAATCTTTCCGTGTGCTGAATTATGACGTCGAACTGGATCCATTG GGAACACGAGATGTTGATACGACTGGTTTGCTTGCACAACTGCCGGCATTGTCGCAACTTCTTTTTCGGCTAATCAGTTGTCAG CCGCATGGGTCATCATCTTATAACACCATAATCCAGCATGCTCTTTCAATG GTTGCTACGGAGAGTGTTAGGATCCAGACAGCCATCAATGATGGCATACTCAATCTAGTTGACAAG TTTTTTGATATGCATAGGGACGACGCTATTAGGGCCCTGGACATATACAAAAAAGCACTTAAGCAG GCAGGGCAACTTTCTGGATTTTACGAGACGTGTAAAACCATACATATTGGGCGGGATGAGAAGCTGTTAACAATCGAACAG CCTCCCGCGTCATTCTTGCAAGCCATGGAAGATTATGTGAGAGATGCTCCCCTTGCTTCAAAAAATCAG GCTGTACTGGCAATAGAGTACAACAGAAAACCAGAAGAGGAAGAAGCATcaactccaccacctcctcctcaagtATCAACTTCAGAGAAAGAACCAGAACCAGAGCCGGTTACAAAAGTCATGCCTAGAGTCGAGCAAATAGATTTGCTG GGGATGGATGAGCCGATCCCTGACACGTCCGAGCTAGATCAAAAGAATGCTTTGGCCTTAGCAATTGTTGAACCAG ATAATGCGCGTAAAGCTGCTGCTGGTTCCGAAAATGTCGCCACCAGCTGGGAGCTAGCACTCATCACAGAACCCAGTGCAAGTGAAAATGTTGCTACTTCAAGAAATTTG GCCGGTGGAATGGATCTGCTCACCCTCGACAGCCTCTACGACGACGCACACCAGCATGCCCAGCAGAATGTGAGCTACAATCCCTGGGAGCAGCCGGCCCCGGCTTCGGCTCCGATGATGCAGCAGCAGTATCAGCAGCAGCCGATGCACAACCCGTTGTACGCCTCGGCGCAGCAGCAGCAGGCGTTCATGCTCCAGCAGCAGCAGGCCTTCGTGCTCCAGCAGCAGCACCAGTACCAGCAGATGATGATGATGGGCGCGCCGTCGCTCCATCGCCAGGCGTCCTCCAACCCATCGCTCCATCGCCAGGCGTCCTCCAACCCGTCGCTCCATCGCCAGGCGTCCTCCAACCCGTCGTTCCATCGTCAGGGATCCTCCAACCCGTTCGACAGATCATATGTGCCGGCAGCCGCCCCCGGTGGTGGTTACCCTTATGCTCCGGCGATGCAGCTCCACACCGGCAACGCCTACACCGGGACCGGCATGATGTAG
- the LOC119318388 gene encoding vacuolar protein sorting-associated protein 55 homolog, with protein MALSRSMRTCLHSGRLAALAILVSGGIVLQILACALYNNWWPMLTVLMYLILPMPLIFFLGSDSPSIMSNENDGWVNFTKFLTGASIVGSIAIPSILKHAGVIGWGALTMELSSFAVFGLAIVWFLQMNSEDEYSAF; from the exons ATGGCGCTATCACGCAGTATGAGAACATGCTTGCATAGCGGAAGACTTGCCGCCCTGGCAATACTTGTCTCTGGTGGGATCGTATTGCAGATTTTG GCATGTGCTCTTTATAACAACTGGTGGCCCATGTTGACAG TTCTGATGTACCTCATACTACCCATGCCGCTCATATTTTTCCTGGGCTCcgattctccatcgatcatgtcaaaTGAGAATGATGG GTGGGTGAACTTCACCAAGTTCCTGACGGGCGCGTCCATCGTGGGCAGCATCGCCATCCCGTCGATCCTGAAGCACGCCGGCGTCATCGGGTGGGGCGCGCTGACGATGGAGCTGTCCTCCTTCGCCGTCTTCGGGCTGGCCATCGTGTGGTTCCTCCAGATGAACTCCGAGGACGAGTACAGCGCCTTCTGA